From Acidothermus cellulolyticus 11B, a single genomic window includes:
- the moaC gene encoding cyclic pyranopterin monophosphate synthase MoaC — MTEMFAHLDASGAARMVDVSAKDVSVRTATAVGFVRTNARVVELLRDNALPKGDALAVARIAGIQAAKRTPELVPLAHPIALHAVDVDVAVTDDGVSIRASVRTADRTGVEMEALTAVAVAGLAVIDMVKGVDPAAVLTDVRVEEKHGGKSGHWRRGS; from the coding sequence ATGACCGAGATGTTCGCACACCTGGATGCATCCGGCGCGGCTCGCATGGTGGACGTGTCGGCGAAGGATGTTTCGGTTCGGACGGCGACCGCGGTGGGTTTCGTGCGGACGAATGCCCGCGTCGTCGAGTTGCTTCGCGACAACGCCTTGCCGAAGGGGGATGCGCTTGCCGTCGCCCGGATCGCCGGCATACAGGCGGCGAAACGCACTCCGGAGCTCGTTCCGCTGGCGCATCCAATTGCGCTGCACGCCGTGGATGTCGACGTCGCGGTCACCGACGACGGGGTGTCGATCCGCGCGTCGGTTCGGACGGCGGACCGCACCGGCGTCGAAATGGAGGCGCTCACCGCGGTAGCCGTCGCCGGGCTCGCCGTGATCGACATGGTCAAAGGTGTGGATCCCGCTGCGGTTCTGACGGATGTGCGGGTGGAGGAGAAGCATGGCGGGAAGTCCGGGCATTGGCGGCGGGGGTCGTAA
- a CDS encoding DUF3048 domain-containing protein codes for MPRPHHRSLTFLVTVISSTLLAGCATAPHQNRSAAQPSASGHSSSDVTTLTPAPSPAVASPLQVFPLTGMPAGGPNATRPSLAIKVDNVAGSFPQAGLNNADLVVDTPVEGGLTRLFVVFQSQDAALVGPIRSARPVDGDLLRLLGGGYFAYSGANNLEIAPVKANSTAVLMSFDADNSLFIKLPGRPIPHEIFDSTTRLYARGEQLAPTMGPPHQIFTYSPAPAAGTPTQEAVVRFAAATADWRWDGQRYLRWQDGRADILTDGSQVWATDVVILRVTLRDSGIRDVTGAVEPWPTVIGSGDCWVLRDGVRIAGRWSRSSLTAPMVIRDNAGRVIPLRPGRAWVELAPTSAGVTFS; via the coding sequence ATGCCCCGACCGCATCACCGCTCGTTGACGTTCCTCGTCACAGTGATCAGCAGCACACTGCTCGCCGGATGCGCGACAGCACCGCACCAGAACCGGTCAGCGGCCCAGCCGTCGGCGTCCGGCCACAGCTCGTCCGATGTGACCACGCTGACGCCGGCACCGTCGCCGGCCGTCGCGTCACCGCTGCAGGTCTTCCCACTGACCGGGATGCCCGCCGGCGGTCCCAACGCGACCCGCCCGTCGCTGGCCATCAAAGTCGACAACGTCGCCGGCTCGTTCCCGCAAGCGGGTTTGAACAACGCGGATCTGGTCGTTGACACCCCGGTCGAGGGTGGACTGACCCGGCTGTTCGTCGTCTTCCAGTCCCAGGACGCCGCCCTGGTCGGGCCGATCCGGTCCGCACGCCCGGTGGACGGCGACCTGCTCCGGCTCCTCGGCGGCGGCTACTTCGCGTACTCCGGTGCGAACAATCTGGAAATCGCTCCGGTCAAAGCGAATTCGACCGCAGTGTTGATGTCCTTCGACGCGGACAACAGCCTGTTCATCAAGCTCCCGGGGCGACCGATTCCGCACGAGATCTTCGATTCGACGACAAGGCTGTACGCACGGGGTGAGCAGCTCGCACCGACGATGGGTCCGCCGCATCAAATCTTCACGTATTCTCCGGCTCCCGCAGCGGGGACGCCAACGCAGGAGGCCGTCGTCCGGTTCGCCGCCGCGACCGCGGACTGGCGTTGGGACGGCCAGCGTTACCTGCGGTGGCAGGACGGACGGGCCGACATCCTCACCGACGGCAGCCAGGTCTGGGCCACCGACGTGGTTATTCTCCGGGTCACCCTGCGGGACAGCGGTATTCGCGACGTCACCGGTGCGGTCGAACCGTGGCCGACGGTCATCGGCTCCGGTGACTGCTGGGTGCTGCGCGACGGCGTGCGGATCGCCGGCCGGTGGAGCCGTTCGTCGCTCACTGCACCCATGGTGATCCGCGACAACGCCGGGCGGGTGATTCCGCTCCGGCCTGGGCGGGCGTGGGTGGAACTCGCGCCGACGTCGGCGGGCGTCACCTTCTCCTGA
- the glp gene encoding gephyrin-like molybdotransferase Glp — protein sequence MTAVSPELRSVDDHLRRILTSIGPLADIEVNLLDAHGCVLAEDVVAEQPLPRFDNSAMDGYAVRVADVATASADHPVELPVIGDIAAGTGGRYVINPGLCARIMTGAPVPPGAEAVVPVEWTDGGIARVRIHRPASPGLHIRRAGEDVRAGDTVLRAGTTLGAAQLGLLAAIGRARVRVRPKPRVVVFSTGNELVDAAAVPGPAQIYESNSYALTAAARESGAMAFRVGIVPDDPVRLLSLIEEQLVRADLVITSGGVSAGAYDVVKEVLSRLGTVEFVRVAMQPGMPQGFGHVGPDKTPIFTLPGNPVSAFVSFEVFVRPAIQRMLGRERLYRPLVRATLLEPVRKTAGKRSYVRARLDVRDGTYVVAPVGGMGSHLVAALAQSNALIVLPEHASEVPAGVTVSVMVLERRQP from the coding sequence ATGACAGCTGTCAGTCCCGAGCTGCGCAGTGTCGACGACCACCTGCGACGGATCCTCACGTCGATCGGTCCGCTGGCGGATATTGAAGTCAACCTTCTCGACGCGCACGGCTGTGTGCTGGCCGAGGACGTCGTCGCCGAGCAGCCGCTGCCTCGGTTCGACAATTCCGCGATGGACGGGTACGCCGTCCGGGTCGCCGATGTTGCGACGGCATCGGCGGACCATCCGGTGGAACTTCCGGTCATCGGTGACATCGCCGCAGGCACCGGCGGCCGTTACGTCATCAATCCCGGCCTGTGTGCCCGCATCATGACCGGCGCGCCGGTGCCTCCGGGCGCGGAAGCGGTCGTGCCGGTGGAGTGGACGGACGGCGGCATCGCACGGGTGCGGATTCACCGGCCGGCGTCTCCCGGTCTGCATATCCGCCGGGCGGGTGAGGATGTCCGTGCCGGGGATACCGTGCTGCGCGCTGGGACGACGCTCGGTGCCGCGCAGTTGGGATTGCTCGCCGCTATCGGCCGGGCCCGGGTGCGGGTGCGGCCGAAGCCGCGGGTGGTGGTTTTCTCGACGGGCAATGAATTGGTGGACGCCGCGGCGGTGCCCGGGCCAGCGCAGATCTATGAGTCGAACAGCTACGCCCTGACCGCGGCCGCCCGCGAGAGTGGCGCGATGGCGTTTCGGGTGGGCATCGTGCCGGACGATCCGGTCCGGTTGCTCTCGCTCATCGAGGAGCAACTCGTCCGCGCGGATCTCGTCATCACCAGCGGCGGGGTGAGCGCCGGCGCATATGACGTTGTGAAAGAGGTCCTCTCCCGGCTCGGCACGGTCGAATTCGTCCGGGTCGCGATGCAACCGGGGATGCCGCAGGGTTTCGGCCACGTCGGGCCGGACAAGACCCCGATTTTCACTCTTCCCGGCAATCCGGTCAGTGCGTTCGTCTCGTTCGAGGTCTTCGTCCGGCCGGCGATTCAGCGGATGCTCGGCCGGGAGCGGTTGTACCGGCCGCTCGTGCGGGCCACCCTGCTGGAGCCGGTGCGCAAGACCGCGGGCAAGCGGAGTTATGTCCGTGCCCGGTTGGACGTGCGCGACGGGACGTACGTTGTCGCTCCGGTCGGGGGGATGGGGTCGCATCTGGTCGCGGCCCTTGCCCAGTCCAATGCGCTGATTGTGCTGCCCGAGCATGCGTCGGAGGTCCCGGCGGGAGTCACGGTATCGGTGATGGTTCTCGAACGGCGGCAACCATGA
- a CDS encoding MogA/MoaB family molybdenum cofactor biosynthesis protein has protein sequence MPRALVITVSTRAAAGVYPDRSGPVLVELLRDAGWQVDGPDIVPDGEPVGSRLRAAVAAGYDVVLTTGGTGISPTDRTPQLTAGVLDYEIPGIAEALRLAGWQSGVPTALLSRGVAGVAGRTLIINLAGSPGAVRDGMRVIGPLLDHAVSQLHGEDHVSAEPEPDAEEGR, from the coding sequence ATGCCGCGCGCACTGGTGATAACGGTCTCGACGCGAGCGGCCGCCGGCGTGTATCCGGACCGCAGCGGCCCGGTGCTGGTGGAACTGCTCCGCGACGCCGGATGGCAGGTCGACGGCCCGGACATTGTGCCCGACGGCGAACCCGTCGGCAGCCGGCTGCGCGCGGCGGTCGCCGCCGGTTACGACGTCGTCCTCACCACCGGTGGCACGGGAATTTCCCCGACGGATCGCACTCCGCAGCTCACCGCCGGTGTCCTTGACTATGAGATTCCCGGCATCGCTGAGGCGTTGCGGTTGGCCGGGTGGCAGAGCGGTGTGCCGACGGCGTTGCTCTCCCGCGGTGTCGCCGGGGTCGCCGGCCGTACGCTCATCATCAACCTGGCTGGGTCACCCGGCGCGGTTCGGGACGGCATGCGGGTCATCGGGCCGCTCCTCGACCATGCGGTGTCGCAGCTGCACGGCGAGGATCACGTGTCGGCCGAACCCGAGCCCGATGCCGAGGAGGGACGCTGA
- a CDS encoding dolichyl-phosphate-mannose--protein mannosyltransferase: protein MTLSPPAPLVASRTQARVIRDRLAPAFAGNPVVGWVGPLLITAFAGYLRFHNLSYPSSKIFDEVYYAHDAHSLLTHGVELNNTDNGPGYVVHPPLGKWMIAFGEWIFGDNSLGWRFSAAVVGTLAVLIVARTARRMTRSTLLGCVAGLLFSLDGLEFVQSRTSMLDIFLMFWIVAAFACLILDRDQVRARLAAWSAARIRAADTTGGGASSAEQPHIGVRWWFIATMFCLGAACATKWDGVYLLPAFGVLASVWTMGARRAAGLPRPALTTAVRDVPGLFATTILVPLATYLISWTGWFVNTGKYAWDRDWANNRPGWAWVPAWIRNPIRGLWHYHAEALNFHLHLDSYHSYRSNAWTWLFETRPVLYYAEYPKAPNQGCHAAAGCAQMIYDMGTPAIWWASIPVMLFMAYLVLRRDWRGSALLVPFVCLYVPWLFTFHRTMFYFYALPLLPFICIALAVAIGYVLGPADATPARRLVGATVAGSYVLIVVLLFFYFLPILTGKTIPFVEWQHKMWFNSWSESNGS, encoded by the coding sequence GTGACGCTCTCCCCGCCGGCCCCGCTCGTAGCATCGCGCACCCAGGCACGGGTAATCCGCGACCGCCTGGCCCCCGCGTTCGCCGGCAACCCGGTCGTCGGCTGGGTTGGGCCGTTGCTCATCACCGCATTCGCCGGATATCTCCGGTTCCACAATCTGAGCTATCCGAGCTCCAAGATTTTCGACGAGGTGTACTACGCGCACGACGCGCACAGCCTCCTCACCCACGGTGTCGAGCTCAATAACACCGACAACGGGCCGGGCTATGTCGTCCATCCGCCGCTCGGCAAATGGATGATCGCATTTGGTGAGTGGATTTTCGGCGACAACAGTCTCGGCTGGCGGTTCAGTGCCGCGGTTGTCGGGACGCTCGCCGTCCTCATCGTCGCCCGCACCGCCCGACGGATGACCCGCTCGACCCTGCTGGGGTGCGTCGCCGGGCTGCTGTTCAGCCTCGACGGCCTGGAATTCGTACAGAGCCGGACGTCGATGCTGGACATCTTTCTGATGTTCTGGATCGTGGCGGCTTTTGCCTGTCTCATCCTCGACCGCGACCAGGTCCGGGCCCGGCTGGCTGCATGGTCGGCCGCTCGGATCCGGGCGGCGGACACCACCGGCGGCGGCGCGTCATCGGCCGAACAGCCGCACATCGGCGTCCGCTGGTGGTTCATCGCCACGATGTTCTGCCTCGGAGCCGCCTGCGCGACCAAGTGGGACGGCGTCTACTTGCTCCCGGCATTCGGCGTTCTCGCCTCCGTCTGGACGATGGGCGCACGGCGGGCAGCCGGCCTGCCCCGTCCGGCGCTCACGACGGCGGTTCGGGACGTTCCCGGGCTTTTTGCGACAACGATTCTCGTTCCGCTCGCCACGTACCTCATCTCGTGGACCGGCTGGTTCGTCAACACCGGGAAATACGCCTGGGACCGTGATTGGGCGAACAATCGCCCGGGCTGGGCGTGGGTGCCGGCGTGGATTCGCAATCCGATCCGCGGCTTGTGGCATTATCACGCGGAAGCGTTGAATTTCCACCTGCACCTGGATTCGTACCACAGCTACCGGTCGAATGCCTGGACGTGGCTCTTCGAAACCCGACCGGTGCTCTACTACGCGGAGTACCCGAAAGCCCCCAATCAGGGATGCCACGCGGCCGCCGGCTGCGCCCAAATGATCTACGACATGGGGACGCCGGCCATCTGGTGGGCGTCCATTCCGGTGATGCTTTTCATGGCGTATTTAGTACTGCGCCGGGACTGGCGCGGCAGCGCGCTGCTGGTTCCCTTCGTCTGCCTGTACGTTCCGTGGCTCTTCACCTTCCACCGAACGATGTTCTACTTCTACGCCCTGCCTCTGCTCCCCTTCATCTGCATCGCTCTCGCGGTCGCCATTGGTTACGTTCTCGGCCCGGCCGATGCGACACCGGCCCGCCGCCTGGTCGGCGCGACGGTCGCCGGTTCGTACGTCCTCATCGTGGTGCTTCTCTTCTTCTATTTCCTGCCGATCCTGACCGGGAAGACAATTCCGTTCGTCGAATGGCAGCACAAAATGTGGTTCAACAGCTGGAGCGAAAGCAATGGCTCGTAA
- a CDS encoding diguanylate cyclase — MTSDIGARRPLPASGADRHRTRIGLRARLSMAFVFVVLIPVLVGCLLVAVIVPDVLRGQVSGRLRADRTDVSDLLAAQCGHAMLDARALGLRLVGTTPQQAVRASLAESRADYAAVVDASGAAVAEAGRRPAGVTDLSVLDGCGSGRGAEVAIAGRVELAVGNHPDWRYAVVAWLISPQTAADLQAHLADQPAVTLAVGSEIVSSTLPLPVARAQLAAIRPGADVTQVGSRIVAVHDAAAGEPYRILVSRPVPELGGLPWIFLGIIGFATAGAIAIGRFLARLISQPVAELSEAASRVAGGDLDITLPVRSRDEVGRLAAAFNHMTAELRRYIGQLERSHAELRENLERLGAALAQTHNLPGILAVIVDTAMASVRASAGLVALFESDGVLHVKVSRGLPELAPDAVVPLGAGIIGRVAERGTPVHGVVGDGPGLRPIPEEPRRRTVLAVPLRQAGRISGVLAVYDQEETGDGGAAFTENDVRTLGTFAGQASVAIENVLLHQEAERLSLTDALTGLWNYRYLTMTLGHEIERATRFRRPLALLMIDLDRFKDINDRHGHQAGDAVLVELARRLHTTVREVDTVARYGGEEFVVILPETDADGAAHTAERLRQAVRGTPFHVEQMDIPVTASIGIAVFPRHGSSAAILLRAADEALYVAKHSGRDAWRFARAGGETPAGLSTPRIVVVPEAGEPASVPEAGEPGQPEAPA; from the coding sequence ATGACGTCGGACATCGGCGCGCGACGGCCGCTGCCGGCGTCCGGCGCGGATCGGCACCGCACCCGGATCGGACTGCGGGCCAGGCTGTCGATGGCCTTTGTCTTCGTCGTGCTCATCCCCGTGCTCGTTGGGTGTCTCCTCGTCGCCGTCATCGTGCCGGATGTTCTTCGCGGTCAGGTGAGCGGAAGATTACGCGCGGATCGCACCGACGTGTCGGATCTCCTCGCCGCCCAGTGCGGGCACGCAATGCTCGACGCACGCGCCCTAGGTCTGCGGCTGGTGGGAACGACACCCCAGCAGGCGGTTCGCGCCAGCCTCGCCGAGTCGCGCGCCGACTACGCGGCGGTGGTGGATGCCTCCGGTGCTGCGGTTGCTGAGGCCGGGCGGCGTCCAGCGGGTGTGACGGATCTGTCCGTGCTGGACGGCTGCGGCAGCGGCCGTGGCGCCGAGGTCGCCATCGCCGGCCGGGTCGAGCTGGCTGTCGGCAATCACCCCGATTGGCGGTACGCCGTGGTGGCCTGGCTGATCAGCCCCCAGACCGCGGCTGACCTCCAAGCGCATCTTGCTGATCAGCCGGCGGTCACCCTCGCCGTGGGTTCGGAGATTGTCTCGTCGACGCTTCCGTTGCCGGTTGCCCGGGCCCAGCTGGCCGCCATCCGGCCCGGCGCCGATGTGACCCAGGTGGGGTCACGGATCGTCGCAGTCCACGACGCCGCGGCCGGCGAACCATATCGCATCCTGGTGAGCCGACCCGTGCCGGAATTGGGTGGCCTGCCGTGGATTTTCCTCGGCATCATCGGGTTCGCGACTGCCGGGGCGATCGCGATCGGCCGGTTCTTGGCCCGGCTCATCAGCCAACCGGTCGCCGAGCTGTCGGAGGCGGCAAGCCGGGTGGCCGGCGGCGATCTGGACATCACGCTGCCGGTCCGATCGCGCGACGAGGTCGGCCGGTTGGCGGCGGCCTTCAACCACATGACCGCCGAATTGCGCAGGTACATCGGTCAGCTCGAGCGCAGCCATGCCGAATTGCGGGAGAACCTGGAACGATTGGGCGCTGCATTGGCGCAAACGCATAACTTGCCGGGAATTCTTGCGGTCATTGTCGATACCGCAATGGCCAGCGTCCGTGCATCGGCGGGGCTGGTGGCGCTCTTCGAATCCGACGGTGTGCTGCACGTCAAGGTGAGCCGAGGTTTGCCGGAGCTGGCCCCGGACGCGGTCGTGCCGCTTGGTGCAGGGATCATCGGCCGGGTTGCCGAACGAGGTACGCCGGTCCACGGTGTCGTCGGAGACGGGCCCGGGCTCCGGCCGATCCCGGAGGAACCGCGGCGGCGCACCGTTCTCGCCGTGCCGTTGCGACAAGCCGGGCGCATCAGCGGCGTCCTCGCGGTGTACGACCAGGAGGAGACCGGCGACGGCGGCGCCGCGTTCACCGAGAACGACGTGCGCACGCTCGGTACCTTCGCGGGCCAGGCCAGTGTCGCGATTGAGAACGTGCTCCTCCATCAGGAAGCCGAGCGGCTCTCGCTCACGGACGCGCTGACGGGACTATGGAATTACCGGTACTTGACCATGACTCTTGGTCATGAGATCGAGCGGGCGACCCGGTTCCGCCGTCCGTTGGCGCTGTTGATGATTGATCTGGACCGGTTCAAGGACATCAACGATCGGCATGGTCACCAGGCCGGGGACGCGGTGCTCGTCGAGCTTGCCCGGCGGTTGCACACGACCGTCCGGGAGGTGGACACGGTCGCCCGTTACGGCGGCGAGGAATTCGTCGTCATTCTTCCCGAGACGGATGCGGACGGCGCGGCGCACACCGCGGAGCGGCTCCGGCAAGCGGTTCGCGGCACCCCGTTTCACGTCGAGCAGATGGACATTCCGGTGACGGCGTCGATCGGCATTGCGGTCTTTCCCCGGCACGGCAGTTCGGCCGCGATCCTGCTGCGGGCCGCCGACGAGGCGCTGTACGTCGCGAAGCATTCCGGTCGCGATGCCTGGCGGTTCGCTCGAGCGGGTGGCGAGACGCCAGCCGGGTTGTCGACGCCGAGGATCGTCGTGGTTCCGGAGGCCGGCGAGCCCGCGAGTGTTCCGGAGGCCGGCGAGCCCGGACAGCCCGAAGCGCCGGCGTAG
- the galU gene encoding UTP--glucose-1-phosphate uridylyltransferase GalU, translating into MATSVRRVRKAVIPAAGLGTRFLPATKATPKEMLPVVDKPAIQYVVEEAVAAGLDDILMITGRNKRPLEDHFDRNYELESALAAKGDDRKLALVEESTRLATIHYVRQGEPRGLGHAVSCAAMHVGEEPFAVLLGDDIIDGRDPLLPRMIDVLQRRGGTVIALMEVDPDHIHLYGCAAVEPTDEPDVVRVTDLVEKPRERAPSNLALIGRYVIAPEIFDVLAKTEPGAGGEIQLTDALRVLAGRDGDGGPVHGVLFRGRRYDTGDRLEYLRAVIQLAVEREDLGPPLLSWLREFVDARRDDR; encoded by the coding sequence ATGGCGACGAGCGTTCGACGAGTTCGCAAAGCGGTGATTCCGGCTGCCGGGCTGGGCACGCGCTTTCTCCCCGCGACCAAGGCGACCCCGAAGGAGATGCTGCCGGTCGTCGACAAACCGGCGATCCAGTACGTCGTCGAGGAGGCGGTCGCGGCCGGACTCGACGACATCCTGATGATCACCGGTCGGAACAAGCGCCCGCTGGAAGACCACTTCGACCGCAACTACGAACTCGAATCGGCGCTGGCCGCCAAGGGTGACGACCGCAAGCTCGCCCTCGTTGAAGAGTCGACGCGGCTGGCCACCATCCACTACGTCCGGCAGGGGGAACCGCGCGGGTTGGGGCACGCCGTCTCGTGCGCCGCCATGCACGTCGGCGAGGAGCCGTTCGCCGTCCTGCTCGGCGACGACATCATCGACGGCCGCGACCCGCTGTTGCCTCGCATGATTGACGTCTTGCAACGGCGCGGCGGCACCGTCATCGCGCTGATGGAAGTCGATCCCGACCACATTCACCTCTACGGATGCGCGGCGGTGGAGCCGACCGATGAACCGGACGTCGTCCGGGTGACGGATCTGGTGGAGAAGCCGCGGGAACGGGCGCCGAGCAATCTCGCCCTCATCGGGCGGTACGTCATTGCCCCGGAGATATTCGACGTTCTGGCGAAAACCGAACCGGGGGCCGGCGGCGAAATTCAGCTCACCGACGCGCTCCGGGTTCTCGCCGGCCGAGACGGCGACGGCGGGCCCGTGCACGGTGTCCTCTTCCGCGGCCGGCGTTACGACACCGGGGACCGGTTGGAATATCTGCGTGCGGTGATTCAGCTTGCTGTTGAGCGCGAGGACCTTGGGCCGCCGCTTCTTTCGTGGCTGCGAGAATTCGTGGACGCCCGACGAGACGACCGATGA
- a CDS encoding GNAT family N-acetyltransferase codes for MSKGWPVELRYGALLLRPLRVRDASAWRTERLRNRDWLAPWEATAPSARRAAEGEGYVETVRALRREARAGLSYPFALVMDGEFAGQITVSGITRGSVCSGAAGYWIARRFAGRGIMPTALALVVDHCFGPGGLHRIEANIRPENAASRRVVEKLGFRLEGTRVRYIHIAGAWRDHLCYALTVEDVPEGVLARWLARGGGIRPAASDIASPA; via the coding sequence ATGAGCAAGGGCTGGCCGGTCGAATTGCGCTACGGCGCCCTGTTGTTGCGTCCGTTACGGGTGCGGGACGCGTCGGCGTGGCGGACTGAGCGGCTGCGGAACCGGGATTGGTTGGCGCCGTGGGAGGCGACTGCACCGTCGGCTCGGCGGGCGGCCGAGGGGGAAGGCTATGTCGAGACCGTGCGGGCGCTTCGCCGCGAGGCGCGTGCCGGCTTGAGTTATCCGTTCGCACTGGTGATGGACGGCGAATTTGCCGGTCAGATCACGGTGAGCGGCATCACGCGCGGCTCGGTCTGCTCGGGGGCCGCCGGGTACTGGATCGCCCGGCGTTTCGCCGGCCGGGGCATTATGCCGACGGCGTTGGCACTCGTCGTCGACCACTGTTTCGGGCCGGGAGGCTTGCACCGGATTGAGGCGAATATCCGGCCGGAGAACGCGGCGTCGCGGCGGGTGGTCGAGAAACTCGGTTTCCGGTTGGAAGGGACCCGGGTGCGGTACATCCACATCGCCGGTGCGTGGCGTGACCACCTGTGTTACGCGCTTACCGTAGAGGACGTGCCGGAAGGGGTTCTCGCCCGTTGGCTTGCCCGCGGCGGTGGAATCCGTCCCGCTGCAAGCGACATCGCCTCTCCCGCCTGA
- the rsmI gene encoding 16S rRNA (cytidine(1402)-2'-O)-methyltransferase, with protein sequence MGVLVVAATPIGTAEDASPRLREALATAEVVAAEDTRRVRRLAAALGVQLEGRVVSYYDANERQRAHELVAELQAGRRVVLVTDAGMPLLSDPGYRLLTEAIAAGIPVTCIPGPSAITTALVVSGLPVDRFCFEGFLPRRQAGRRSRLAELADEPRTMVFFEAPHRLAATLADMAAVLGPERRAAACRELTKTYEEVRRGSLVELASWAASGVRGEVTLVVAGAPRVARPSGRRGTVDGDGTDPGSR encoded by the coding sequence GTGGGTGTTCTCGTTGTGGCGGCGACGCCGATCGGCACCGCGGAAGACGCCTCCCCGCGGTTACGCGAGGCGCTCGCAACCGCAGAGGTCGTGGCCGCCGAGGATACCCGCCGCGTACGGCGGCTCGCTGCGGCACTTGGCGTGCAGCTCGAGGGCCGTGTCGTGTCGTACTACGACGCAAATGAGCGGCAGCGGGCCCACGAATTGGTTGCGGAACTGCAGGCCGGACGGCGGGTCGTGCTCGTCACGGATGCGGGGATGCCGCTGCTGTCGGATCCCGGATATCGCCTGCTCACCGAGGCCATCGCCGCCGGAATTCCCGTGACGTGCATTCCCGGGCCCTCGGCGATTACGACGGCGCTGGTGGTGAGCGGGCTTCCGGTTGACCGATTCTGCTTCGAGGGATTTCTTCCCCGCAGGCAAGCCGGACGCCGATCCCGCCTCGCCGAGCTGGCGGATGAGCCGCGCACGATGGTGTTCTTTGAGGCGCCGCATCGGCTGGCTGCGACATTGGCTGACATGGCGGCGGTTCTCGGTCCCGAGCGCCGCGCGGCGGCGTGCCGCGAACTCACCAAGACCTACGAAGAGGTCCGGCGTGGCAGCCTTGTCGAGCTTGCCTCCTGGGCGGCCTCCGGAGTACGCGGCGAAGTCACGCTTGTCGTCGCGGGTGCGCCGCGTGTCGCTCGTCCGAGCGGCCGGCGGGGGACCGTCGACGGCGATGGGACGGACCCCGGCTCACGGTGA